One segment of Odontesthes bonariensis isolate fOdoBon6 chromosome 1, fOdoBon6.hap1, whole genome shotgun sequence DNA contains the following:
- the LOC142382471 gene encoding uncharacterized protein LOC142382471 isoform X1, protein MSSVQHLREFISQRLTAAAEEIFSEFEKTIVQYEEEIGRQRRLLDISWKPQINFHRVELPRHYLCEEEIPVNLEKDSSLDQEEPEPPQIKEEQVEVCTSHEEQQETDNPTVTLTYEESDRSEAEPTNVQLQDQSQDQEGSGRESTGNAELRPKKRRHSNDGDNSSMSESHRNTAKDLSQQYVCEEKEILTDQQFFNHESNSSLDQQEPEPPQFKEELEERCTSQEEEWLELKQETDILLVTPTHEESELTSDQLLSQNSSVAERQEMEKNLRDEESESTQNSKLKPHKRHGRSINHSNDEINESQFNADIGDQAVKCEVCGKAFMSYSELRAHYRMHTGEKPYSCEICKKAFRYYSPLLVHMRTHTGEKPYSCETCGKGFIQSGNLQQHMRIHTGEKSFSCSTCGKCFISSSHLTTHLKVHTGEKPYSCKTCGKCFSRSYGLLGHMRTHTGEKPFTCSTCGKAFRSNSNLTAHIKVHTGEKPYSCKICGKCFSWSDSLLCHMRTHTGEKPHVCKTCGKCFSERGNMLQHMRTHTGEKLKTKTLKRCSPETSHVGMGQQKRSDKLYITKQK, encoded by the exons ATGtcttcagttcagcatctgaGAGAGTTTATCAGCCAGCGACTAACTGCTGCCGCCGAAGAAATATTCTCAGAGTTTGAGAAAACCATCGTCCAGTACGAGGAAGAGATCGGCCGTCAGCGCAGACTGCTGGATATCAGCTGGAAACCGCAAATAAACTTCCACAGAGTGG AGCTCCCACGGCATTATCTCTGTGAGGAAGAGATTCCTGTTAACCTTGAGAAGGACTCCAGTCTGGACCAGGAGGAACCAGAACCTCCACAGATTAAAGAGGAACAGGTGGAAGTCTGCACCAGTCATGAGGAACAGCAGGAGACTGATAACCCTACGGTGACCCTAACTTATGAGGAAAGTGACCGTAGTGAAGCAGAACCAACAAATGTCCAGCTCCAAGATCAGAGCCAAGATCAGGAAGGAAGTGGGCGTGAATCAACTGGAAATGCAGAGCTGAGGCCAAAGAAGAGGCGTCACAGTAACGATGGAGACAACTCTTCCATGTCAGAAAGTCACCGTAACACCGCGAAAG ACCTCTCACAGCAATATGTCTGTGAGGAGAAGGAGATTCTTACTGACCAGCAGTTCTTTAACCACGAGAGCAACTCCAGTTTGGAccagcaggaaccagaaccgccacagtttaaagaagagctggaggaacgcTGCACCTCTCAAGAGGAAGAGTGGCTTGAACTGAAACAGGAGACTGATATCTTATTGGTGACTCCTACTCATGAGGAAAGTGAACTAACCAGTGACCAGCTCCTCTCTCAGAACTCCTCTGTAGCTGAGAgacaagaaatggaaaaaaacttgagAGACGAAGAGTCTGAATCAACTCAAAATTCAAAGCTGAAGCCACATAAGAGACATGGGAGAAGCATAAATCACAGTAACGATGAGATCAATGAGAGTCAGTTTAATGCCGACATAGGTGACCAGGCAGTAAAATGTGAAGTTTGTGGAAAAGCCTTTATGAGTTATTCTGAGTTGAGGGCACATTATAGAAtgcacacaggtgagaaaccaTATTCTTGTGAAATATGTAAGAAAGCTTTCAGGTATTATAGTCCTTTGTTGGTCCACATGaggactcacacaggtgagaagccgtaCTCAtgtgaaacatgtgggaaaggtTTCATACAGAGTGGTAATCTGCAGCAGCACATGAGaattcacacaggtgagaagtcgttttcatgttctacatgtggcaaatgtttcatctccagcagTCACTTAACCACTCACTTAAAagttcacacaggtgagaagccttaTTCATGCAAAACATGTGGCAAATGCTTCAGTCGGAGTTATGGTCTGTTAGGTCACATGAGGACTCATACAGGTGAGAAGCCGTTTACATGTTCTACATGCGGGAAAGCCTTCAGATCCAACAGTAACTTAACCGCTCACATAAAagttcacacaggtgagaagccttaTTCATGCAAAATATGTGGCAAATGTTTCAGTTGGAGTGATAGTCTGTTGTgtcacatgagaactcacacaggtgagaagcctcaCGTTTGTAAAACGTGTGGCAAATGTTTCAGTGAGAGGGGTAATATGCTGCagcacatgagaactcacacaggtgagaagttaaaaacaaaaacgttaAAACGGTGCAGTCCTGAAACATCACATGTTGGGATGGGGCAACAAAAGAGATCAGATAAACTGTAtatcacaaaacaaaaatag
- the LOC142382471 gene encoding uncharacterized protein LOC142382471 isoform X3: MSSVQHLREFISQRLTAAAEEIFSEFEKTIVQYEEEIGRQRRLLDISWKPQINFHRVELPQYYLCEEEIPVNLEKDSSLDQEEPEPPQIKEEQVEVCTSHEEQQLLLKQETDNLTVTLTFEESDLSEAEPTNVQLQDQSQDQEGSGRESTGNAELRPKKRRHSNDGDNSSMSESHRNTAKGKASLKL; this comes from the exons ATGtcttcagttcagcatctgaGAGAGTTTATCAGCCAGCGACTAACTGCTGCCGCCGAAGAAATATTCTCAGAGTTTGAGAAAACCATCGTCCAGTACGAGGAAGAGATCGGCCGTCAGCGCAGACTGCTGGATATCAGCTGGAAACCGCAAATAAACTTCCACAGAGTGG AGCTCCCACAGTATTATCTCTGTGAGGAAGAGATTCCTGTTAACCTTGAGAAGGACTCCAGTCTGGACCAGGAGGAACCAGAACCTCCACAGATTAAAGAGGAACAGGTGGAAGTCTGCACCAGTCATGAGGAACAGCAGCTCTTACTGAAGCAGGAGACTGATAACCTTACGGTGACCCTAACTTTTGAGGAAAGTGACCTTAGTGAAGCAGAACCAACAAATGTCCAGCTCCAAGATCAGAGCCAAGATCAGGAAGGAAGTGGGCGTGAATCAACTGGAAATGCAGAGCTGAGGCCAAAGAAGAGGCGTCACAGTAACGATGGAGACAACTCTTCCATGTCAGAAAGTCACCGTAACACCGCGAAAGGTAAAGCATCTTTAAAACTTTAA
- the LOC142382471 gene encoding uncharacterized protein LOC142382471 isoform X2 — MEKNLRDEESDSTQNSKLKPNKRRERNINHSNDVINESQFNADTGDQAVKCEVCGKAFMSYSELRAHCGIHTELPRHYLCEEEIPVNLEKDSSLDQEEPEPPQIKEEQVEVCTSHEEQQETDNPTVTLTYEESDRSEAEPTNVQLQDQSQDQEGSGRESTGNAELRPKKRRHSNDGDNSSMSESHRNTAKDLSQQYVCEEKEILTDQQFFNHESNSSLDQQEPEPPQFKEELEERCTSQEEEWLELKQETDILLVTPTHEESELTSDQLLSQNSSVAERQEMEKNLRDEESESTQNSKLKPHKRHGRSINHSNDEINESQFNADIGDQAVKCEVCGKAFMSYSELRAHYRMHTGEKPYSCEICKKAFRYYSPLLVHMRTHTGEKPYSCETCGKGFIQSGNLQQHMRIHTGEKSFSCSTCGKCFISSSHLTTHLKVHTGEKPYSCKTCGKCFSRSYGLLGHMRTHTGEKPFTCSTCGKAFRSNSNLTAHIKVHTGEKPYSCKICGKCFSWSDSLLCHMRTHTGEKPHVCKTCGKCFSERGNMLQHMRTHTGEKLKTKTLKRCSPETSHVGMGQQKRSDKLYITKQK, encoded by the exons atggaaaaaaacttgagAGACGAAGAGTCTGACTCAACTCAAAATTCAAAGCTGAAGCCAAATAAGAGACGTGAGAGAAACATAAATCACAGTAACGATGTGATCAATGAGAGTCAGTTTAATGCCGACACAGGTGACCAGGCAGTAAAATGTGAAGTTTGTGGAAAAGCCTTTATGAGTTACTCTGAGTTGAGGGCACATTGTGGaatacacacag AGCTCCCACGGCATTATCTCTGTGAGGAAGAGATTCCTGTTAACCTTGAGAAGGACTCCAGTCTGGACCAGGAGGAACCAGAACCTCCACAGATTAAAGAGGAACAGGTGGAAGTCTGCACCAGTCATGAGGAACAGCAGGAGACTGATAACCCTACGGTGACCCTAACTTATGAGGAAAGTGACCGTAGTGAAGCAGAACCAACAAATGTCCAGCTCCAAGATCAGAGCCAAGATCAGGAAGGAAGTGGGCGTGAATCAACTGGAAATGCAGAGCTGAGGCCAAAGAAGAGGCGTCACAGTAACGATGGAGACAACTCTTCCATGTCAGAAAGTCACCGTAACACCGCGAAAG ACCTCTCACAGCAATATGTCTGTGAGGAGAAGGAGATTCTTACTGACCAGCAGTTCTTTAACCACGAGAGCAACTCCAGTTTGGAccagcaggaaccagaaccgccacagtttaaagaagagctggaggaacgcTGCACCTCTCAAGAGGAAGAGTGGCTTGAACTGAAACAGGAGACTGATATCTTATTGGTGACTCCTACTCATGAGGAAAGTGAACTAACCAGTGACCAGCTCCTCTCTCAGAACTCCTCTGTAGCTGAGAgacaagaaatggaaaaaaacttgagAGACGAAGAGTCTGAATCAACTCAAAATTCAAAGCTGAAGCCACATAAGAGACATGGGAGAAGCATAAATCACAGTAACGATGAGATCAATGAGAGTCAGTTTAATGCCGACATAGGTGACCAGGCAGTAAAATGTGAAGTTTGTGGAAAAGCCTTTATGAGTTATTCTGAGTTGAGGGCACATTATAGAAtgcacacaggtgagaaaccaTATTCTTGTGAAATATGTAAGAAAGCTTTCAGGTATTATAGTCCTTTGTTGGTCCACATGaggactcacacaggtgagaagccgtaCTCAtgtgaaacatgtgggaaaggtTTCATACAGAGTGGTAATCTGCAGCAGCACATGAGaattcacacaggtgagaagtcgttttcatgttctacatgtggcaaatgtttcatctccagcagTCACTTAACCACTCACTTAAAagttcacacaggtgagaagccttaTTCATGCAAAACATGTGGCAAATGCTTCAGTCGGAGTTATGGTCTGTTAGGTCACATGAGGACTCATACAGGTGAGAAGCCGTTTACATGTTCTACATGCGGGAAAGCCTTCAGATCCAACAGTAACTTAACCGCTCACATAAAagttcacacaggtgagaagccttaTTCATGCAAAATATGTGGCAAATGTTTCAGTTGGAGTGATAGTCTGTTGTgtcacatgagaactcacacaggtgagaagcctcaCGTTTGTAAAACGTGTGGCAAATGTTTCAGTGAGAGGGGTAATATGCTGCagcacatgagaactcacacaggtgagaagttaaaaacaaaaacgttaAAACGGTGCAGTCCTGAAACATCACATGTTGGGATGGGGCAACAAAAGAGATCAGATAAACTGTAtatcacaaaacaaaaatag